GTATGGATGTTAgcatgtgcttgaccatagattgttgtatcccttttatccaTGATCTTAGAGTttttgttaatgtttatgtaaaccaactcaacagatgtatgttacccattgagggcacagatgagatcccacagagggatcaaagttatgtttatgttatgcacaggttgagtttggttgatgttcaatggaaagaaaagttttaatttttatgcacgtcgttgatcatgtatgggattattcaggtttacaggttttatgttaggcttgctacgggtcccggcggccttaagtcgacccggatcctagcgccggtagcggtccgattttcgggtcgttacaatctttCAAAAATTTGCCAGAAAGGATAGAGAATAGAAAAGGCCCGAACTCAATGTAACAACTCATGAAACTACCCCTAATCGAGGACTTGTAGGGGCTATTCATGTAATTGCAAAGGGACCCAACaaaggagagaaaataaatgaaTCATAGGAAGTGTCCTGAGTGTTCAACAGAAGAGTCAAGTCATGTGTCTCTAATGTAGAAAACTTAGTCCTTAGAAGGACGGATGTAATAAGCAGGTCTGACAAGTTGGACAAAAATTAGAAAGAACCATTCAGAGTCTCGAAGGTTACTCGTATAGGGTCTTATAAGTTGGCCGAGTTAATTAGTGAGTCATTACCCACTCctgaaatatttgtaatttgagaaaattttaataataacagTTAACGATGTATTTTTATATGTTGTGTTCTTTAGTGACAAAGAATATTGGAGTTGCCTTCTTCAAAAAGATTAAAGAGCACTCATAAAGGTCACAAGGTGAAAATCCATCAGGGCATAATCCGGGTGTTAATtccgctaaacaaggcatcttatacCAAGCCATAAGGTGGGAATCCATTATACCATAATCCGGGTgctagtcccactaaacaaggcatcttatgtcAGGCCACAAGGTGAAAATCCATCAAGCcataatctgggtgtcaatCGTGCTAAAAAGGCATCATATACTAGGTCATAAGATGGGAATCCATCAAGCTATATTCTGAGTGTCAATTccactaaataaggcatcttatgccaagCTACAAGGTAGAAATCCATCAAgccataatccgggtgttagttcCGCTAACCGAGGCATCTTATGCTAGGCTACAAGGCGGATTCTGTCAGACCATAATCTAAATGTTAGACCCGCTAaccaaggcattttatgctaggccacaagTCAGATTTTGCCAGGACATAATCCAGGTGTTAGACCTGCTAACCGAGGCATCTTATGTCAGGCAACAATCCAAGTGTTAGTCTCGCTAATCAAGGCATCTTatgtcaggccacaaggcggatttTACCAAGCCAAAATCCGGATGTTAGCCCACCAATCAAGGCACCTTATGCCAGGCAATAATCCGGGTGCTAATCCCATATAAAATTTCTAAGGCAATTGATgcccaggccacaaggtgggtgtTTTCCACGCCCTATGATCGGGTGCTAGCCTCACATTTATAATAAATCTGATAAGGTATCTCAGGCCACGAGGTAGGTTCCGCTAGGATATAATCCGGGTGCTAGTcccataaaaaatttataaagcaTTTGAtgcccaggccacaaggcgggtgtTTGCCATGCCCTATGATTGAGTGTTAGCCTTGCGTTTATAATAAATCTTGTAAGGTATCTCAAGCTCAAGGTAGGTATCCGCCAGGTCATATGTTTGGGTGATAACCTCACTGttcaaaaattttcaatttacttATTTTATCGCCACCATTGTGGTCGAGTGTTAACCCCTTAGAAATCTTTTAAAGAAATAATCTAAGTCTTGTTGACGATGATTAGACGAGATTTATGGCCTAATACCGATCATACAAACTTTgccaaaataaaatgaaaagatttttctcattcaaataaaaaatgagtATTATAGGATAGGAGGGACATCATCGATCACCTCCTCTCGAACTTCTATTATAGGTTCATCATTGGCTATTGCAGTAGAAGTCGGGTCAGGAGAGTTGTCTCGAATTATCCCTTCCTTGTCCTGACCATCCTCATCCTCCTCGTCTGGGAAGATGTTGTCGATCCAGCAGAAGTCCTCTTTAGGATATCGCCTAAGAAGCTCCTCCTTGACAAATTCTTGACCTTGTACGAGCATCTCCCACCCTGGGCCATAGTCTCTTAAAGTTCTGCTTCAAGCTCAGCCATTCTGGTAGGCCTCCTCAACCTAAGACTGCAGCTCCAGGACTTAGCGGTGAAGCAGGGCCACTTGATCCACGACACTCTTTTCCCGGTTCTCAAGGGTTAGCTTGGAAGCGTTGGCCCCACCTAGCTCATACTGGAGCTTGTCCACCAACTCTAAAGTCTCTTTCATGGTGCCTTCCACTTCATTAACCTGAGTCTTCAGCCTTGAGTATTCCTCTGCTAGAAGTCTTCTGTCCATCTCTTGAGTCCCGAACTCTCGCCTCAGGGCCTTGTTATACTCTTCGACCATATACACACAGAGGGTACTCTCCATTGCAGAATGCATGACTTTGTCAAAAAGCTCATTCATCTCAATTTCATTCAGGCGATGACGGTCCTCAGGCCTCAAAGCATTATTGGTTATCAGGACAGACAGGTAGAATTCTTTAAGAAGAGATGTCATACAGGTTAATGCCAGCGCCAAGTATTGGATGTTACAAGACTAAGAGGAATCGACCCCCACATTTGTGGGAATGGGCTCAAAAAGGACATGGACTGATGCAGAAGGCTCACAAATAGAGATTGTTGCAAAGGCACCCTTTAAAGAAGACTCAGGCAGAGAAGGGGCTAACTCTTCTATTGCAGGAAAGGGTGGATGAGGAGGAATAGCCTTGCCTTTGCAGGCAGCACGAGTCACCTCAGCaaacttattcttttttttttcagccaTATCTGCATAGAGCAAAAAAGTGAGTAAGGAAGTTTGAAGTTCAAAAAAGGCGAAAAGAAAAATACCCTGCTCGCTGGCTAGAGAGATGCTTTCCCTAAGACAGGAAAGGCTGGGCGGGTGAGGACCCCGAGCTTGGCTCGCCTAATGAAGGCTCTGCCAAGATAAGACAGTGTTCCTCACTGCCTTGGTGATGTCCATTTTCTAGGATGTGGCCATCGTCAAGAGAAAGTTTAAAGCCTCTTCCACATACCTCCGTAGTTGGACCCCATCCTTCTTCAGCTCCACCCACATGTTCCAACTCGTTCGAAGGCATCTAAAACCCTCGGACGTCTGGTGATGAAGGATAAGAAACTTGTTCTTCCATTGCTTTAGTGAAGAAGGTATCCAGTCAAATATTGTTTGGTATTTCCTCCCCCTGAAAAATAGAACTCCTCGTTTCTTTGAGTGCCCAGCTGATACAGCTGAGAGAAGAGGGTCACACTCAGCTCAATGTTGTTATTAAGACAAACAAAACAGAAGGCCACCAAGATTCTCTAGCTGTTGGGATGCAACTGGGCGACTGAAAGTTTATAGAATCAAAGGACCTTGGCGAAAAATGGGTCCATAGGGAATCAAAGACCCACCTTTAACTGCTCCTCGTAGATTATGATGGTATCCTCCGCAGGGATCTAGTCAACTGTGCAAAGGCTCAAGGAAAAAGTAACAACACAGAAGGTTTCTCTAGAAATACAATATTTATCATGAAGGCAATCTACATCTTGATTTGTTAGAATGGAAGGGATATCACTGATCAAACTACCTTTGCTTTTTTGAGCCGCCCTCAGTGGAACCATAGGAGTTGAAGCGCAGATAAGGCCATCGAAGGAGAAGTTTGAGGCGGAACTCTCACTGAGAGcaagagaagaagatgaagtATTCATATTcattgtgaaaaataaaaaagcaaacAAGAATTACCTTAAAAGTAAGGAAATATGGATAAAAAAGAGGAGCGTCCGAGTCTTTTCTAAAACAAAGATGACAATTGAAAGTAAAAGTGAGGCTCAAAGAAAAAGAAGGGCTTTTATATGGTAGTTAACGACAGGCTTTAAATGTGGCTCAAGAAACGGAGTAGCCATCATTGATGGACAGTAACAGGTGAAATGACGTGAACAAGGAAATGCCAATATAAGTTAGCCACGTGCTCTAGATCGTAAAGACAATTATTACCTTCAAAtatgaagaatcgaagaccCACAAGGGAGCCTTTGATGTAACACAACAATCTCCAAAATAAGCTATGAGTTATCACCGTAAGATAAAGTCACATGGCAAAGATTTGATAAGCAGATACATGGTCCCACTCATGGAAAAGAAAATTAGACACCATAACACCCGATTTTCCATTGAGACTTGCCCTCTCCTAAAGAGGTCCAGTCTTCATGTAAAGTTACCATTAGCAGATATAATCGAGTagatcctattacatataatcacGAGATCACCGATCAATTAGCTGACGAGATCTCCTATCAATTAACCAACAATAGCGGGATCTCcagaaaatactataattaacttcACCTGCAGTATAAAAATTATTGATCACAGAGATAAGGGTATGCAAtttttacacaactactcttgaattcTAAACGGTTCCTTATACTTGCCTTATTCTCTAATTTACTAATTTGAGTGTCAGAGTAACTGCTGTAAGTGCAACCACCTCATATTTCTCTTTTTTGTAGGTTTAATCAATCACAATGTAATTCTATTTTTCGGttacattaataataataataataataataataataataataataataataataataataataataataataataataataataataataataataataaagaaattaaagacATGGATTTGGGGTAGAAGCTTTAGAAAAGCATAGCAAAAGAAATAAACAATTTTTCAAAAGTTAGGCAAGAGTTACATCATGAGTTAGATGAAATAATTAGAATGATGAATTAAGGGAGGGTTAAAACTTAAACCTTTAGTGAAATGGATGAATAGTTGAGATGGGAAGATAAGCTCAAGTGTAATTCTCATATGATTGAGACTTGATATCTCAACTAATGTAAACACCTAACACATTAACACTTGAAAAGGTCCACAAAGATGGCCTCACTTTAATTCTTTCATCAGCTATTAGCATGCAAAGATAATGCAACAAGGGAATAAGGTAACAATGCATCTTATCCTATAAATAATACCATACTTTTTTTTATGAAGGTATTTGTCTTTTTTGCTcacatattatattaaattcaaaGTTATGGAAAAAAAAAGGCATTATTTGCTAATGGGAACATATTTTATAGCCAAAATCAAATGGAAAATCACCAACTTTTTAGAATGATTTTCCCCTTTTTCTCCCTATCTTTAATAGGAGGATGCATATCTTCCTTAGTCTTTATATTTTCACATATAAATTAATCCTACCAACCAATTGTACTGTTTATATTaccattaattttaatcaaaatgaCGGAAATAtcctttaatatattgtttatgGATTCGGGTTGGGTTGCCCGTTTCACTTCGAATCTACCGATCACTCCTAAAGATGGGCCATCGGGACACGTCACACGTGCCATGAGGTCAATGATCCGAAAGGGCGTCCCAACACGCGCTCCCTCTCCCCAGCAAAAGCGTTAACAGGAAGACGGAAAGAAGCGAAAGAGCAAAAAAAACCTCGGTTGATCCAAAATGGCAGAAGAAGGCAGCAAAGCGGATGCGCAGCTTTTTCAGCTCCTTTCCAATCTCCTCCAGCAAGTgggttttttttaatttcagtttCGGATTGTTCTTCTTGATtcaatttctttaattattgttatttttctcATTATGGATGATTGATTTGGGGGCTTAATTTAATCATACGTGCACATAAAAATGTCCTCTTTTTGTTTATTTGATGATGTTCATGATCTGGGTATCGTCAAGTTGTTTTTGTGATTGGGATGTGATTGAAACTCAAATAGCCTGCCTTTTGTTTGTTAGATGTTCTTGTTAATTGTGTGCCTTTGGCCCTTGGATATTTATGGGGCTGAGCTGACAGCATTTAAATTGTTTAATAAGTTGCTGGATTTGTCATGGAAACTAATTTGAGTGCACCTGGAGCATGGTCTGGGGATCTTTTTCTCTTGGGGAAGACATGAAGGACGTGCACTTGTTTAATCATTAAGGACAATAACCAAATGGTGCTAAAcgttatctcttcttcttcttttttgggTTTATGAATGAGGGGAGAGGGACTGAAACTTGGGATTTTATCCAACTGAGGGAGCACCTAGCCACCTACAGCAAAACTAAACTTGTGCAACGCGAAGTTAAAGCCTGCTCACTATCTAGAGTGGTAATGAGTTGCAAGATTTGAGATAGTGTATTAATAATTTGCTGCTTGCATGTATGCGTAGATATAGTGAATCTTTGATCTTCTTTATATGCTTAATTTTGTGTTCTTTATTCATTCAATTAGGTGGAGGCCCTAACCAATCAAGAAGAAGTTGAATTGCGATCTAAAATTGAAGCACTGGGATTAGAGGTTACTAAAGTTCCATCAAAGTCAACAAAGAATCTCGATGAGGTAGATTTAaatcccttcttaaaacttgtttCAGATGTTACAAGCTTCTTTCATTTTCTCCTTTTTATCCATGGTTGTGATAAACATCATCTCCTATGTAGAGTAAGCTTATTGTGTTTGTTCATTTTAACTGACAGCTGGAAATAGCAAGAGAGTTGGATAAATTATCAGCAAAATTGGATGATGTAGATGAAATGATATCCTCAGCAATGGCTGCAGATCCACAGGTGCAGTCTCTCTTGAGTGGCACTGCTGATGTATGGATGCCAGTTATTACAGCTACTGCTGAGGAGAGACGTAATTTTACAGCATCACTTGGAGATGACACTACTGAAGAAAAAGTGCAAACCTCCAATTAATTGTTGCTGTCTGCTCTCACAGAATATAACCTTTGTTATAACTTAATGTGTTTGCCCCATCTTCCTAAATATTGTTAAGATTCCTTCcccaatatttttttaatatatatttcatttttcttgTCCTTCACCTTATCATTCTCATTAGTGATAGGTATAATAGAATCATTGGTACAAACTTATTTCTCAAACAAAATGTGTGTTTTGAACAAACTTTTAAATCTGAATAACCTTCCGAAGTTGATATGTTGGAGTTGAtatttttatcttataattagaccaataaatattattttttttaattaagatgAACTATTTGATTCAGAAGATGTGGAATTTAAGTGCGTCATTTGCAATCTTGTTGAGAGAGCTTGTGTGTATGAGAATAGTGCAAGGGATTAATAACCTTTCACAAATTCACCTATTGTATGAGTGAAATAATTCTATTATAAAAGGCTCTTGTTGGACTTGCAAAATGGCTGGAATGAAGGATGAAATGAGTTGTTTGTTTGAATTAAGGCTGAAATGAGCAATGGAATAACCATTGTCCAGAAGTGGTGGCTCCATTCTCTCTAGTAAGTAGAACCATGACTTACATTTTAGTTCAAGAATAGGCCAGTCCCTAAAATTTACCAAACCCCATTTTTAGCACAGTAAATGCCAAGTTTGCCGTCAGCTTCTGCtgtaatttttcttatttagtTGGCTTATCATCAGGTTTCAACTAAAGGAGTGAAGGTGGTGAAAATTGCAGCGTCCACTTGAGCACATAATTTAACATTTCAATCTTGAGCAAAATACATAAAGCCTAATTGGCAGGAGGCGACTTAACAATTAGTCCAAACAACCACATTATAACAGATCCAAAAACCCAGAATACGGTGAACAAAACAAGGAATCCAGCCAGAATGGTAAGGAATGGAGGACCTCGGGCAGCATCACTTGTGTTCCCATCTGATTTATCTTGAATGGAATCTCCACTGGAAGGATTAGAGTTTGATGCAAATGCAACCAATAATCTTCTCCTTATTTGCAATGTTATAGCATTCTTGAACCTGAATGAAGAAATATGATTTAAAACCATTGACAAAGAGAAACTCAATTATCATTATTTAACACCATTGAATTATCAGAATTTGTTAGGCCAAACTGGTAGAAATACTCTCAAGTTCTAACTGTCTACCACAAAATGGCGTCCAACTAGCTCAACAAAAGAAGAATTTGTATCTGAAATTGCAACTTTAGGCTTGGTCAGGTCCACTGATGTTTATTTCACATACCTTAATATAAACTTATAATGATAAGAAGTAAGGTCTTTAAATTACTtggaattataaaaaaaaaaaaatctgatttATATTCCACCAAAGCAAAGGTATAAGATTCTAGAAATCAAAACCATCACAATGCAGTGATGCACATCATGGATAAGTAGTCATCTTGGCCTTTGATGTTCAAATCCTAAATAGCTACAGACATGCCAATCCATCTATGCCTCAATCTAGAAACATGTACCAATTCAATTGTCAAATGCAGTCCAACAAACACAATTCATGAAAATACACCATTAGGCATCAACATCTTCTGTTAACAGTCAGTTTCTGAGAACCACACGATCTTATTAACAAATCATAACTTGTTGCTAACTTAAATTATCTAGTATGACAATGTGTTGATACAGAAATGCGTTCATAGCTGAGGAAACAAGGACCAATCAGGGTGCTCTCACAGATTAATCAACAAACAATATCAGTGTAAGATTGCCCGTAAATGAATGGCAGGCAATGATTTTCCCTTTACTCTGTTGAATATAAACCTACGACTGTTAAAAAAGCACCTATTCCATGAAAATTGAAACACAGCAGCACACACCCAGATTCATGTTCACCACCATTGATGACTAAAGAAAGTGACTTTCTACTTAACCAAGTGAGACCCACAGCAATAAACAAATATTGGAAACTGGGTGGACATGGGTAGCATCAATAGTACGCATGACAACCTAATTGAAGCGGAGAACAAGCACCTGGAATCGGAAATGGTTTGGGAGAGTTTGAGAGCGGTGGTGATGGATGGGATTTCAACTCTAGTAGTTGGACGATGACACCGTTGAATCAATTGGGAAGAACGAGCAGGAGCAGAACAGAAAGAAGCCATTTTGAGTCTCCTTTGGATTGTTTCTCGTTTTCTACGGGCGAGATCGCCAAAGCTGAGCCTCAAATATTGGATCGCTTTTTTACTTTTAACATAAatcataagaaaaataattgagcgtataattaataaaagcatataatcattattaataaatcaatttttatatttttaaacatttattataatatttttattttttctttcattaataaaatattttttttataaaaaaaataaataaaaaataagaaaaaataagtGCTGCTGCAGCTGCTGcttagttttcttctttttgtcaTGTTTCAGGTGTTGACTGAAATATTCAAGTTAATAAAATGTAGGCAAAAATATAAATGTATACGTgaaaaattaagtaaattaaaattatataatatatttcctTGCATAAAATTTGAAGCtccaacattttttttttatccaaatCACAAATAATTTTGCCTGTTTATAAATAAACATGTTGAAAACTCATTTATCACAATAATCTAATAAAACAAGCTCTATAATACACTAGGAAAACGAGAATGTATACTTTCAttgtgattttatttaaattaaatgataaatttttaataaaatgataaataagtAATAATAAATCGTATAAAATTAATTGTCCTTATAAAAACAACCAACTGCATaggattatatatatgtatatatatataggaaaaaaagaaaatatatcccTGCTTTTTAAACCTGAAAGAGAACTGATTCTCCACCTTTCTGAACCGACGCAGACCCGAGGCAGTCCAGTCAAATCAATAATTTTCTTCTCAAGGAAATATTTGAAAGGTTAAAATCGATGGTTAAATTTACTAAACTGTAGCGTATACTTAGATGGAGGAAAATtaaagagaattttttttttttaaaagaaataatgatcagaaaagaaaaaaactatATTAAAAGGAAAGTtgtttttcaaataataaaattttaattttactttttaaaaaatcataataaatacTCATTTCgtcttataatttatttatattattttttatatattttaaaatttttttattaatttattaattatatttatattaaatattattaaatattaaaaaaaatttaaaaataaaataaaattacaataattaatttatatattaatatggcCTAAAAATAAGgtgaacaataattttaaaattaaaaaaaaggataaaaattataaaccgGAGTACgagaatataatttataattttaaaaattttcctcCCACTTTCCCTTAAGTAGAGATAAATTACTTCCAATAATTTTTCACCTTCCTATTTTCCTCTCATTCAGTGGAAAGTATAAGTATTTTCCTCCTGAATATTCTTCACCAACAATGGTGTAAAATCAGATTAAAATGAAAGACGATCCAATTCCAAACCCTCGGTTTCCCAGACAATTTTGACTCAGAATCAAACCGGAACCTAGACTACTTGCCATGTAAATGAATCTGTCAAAACGTAGCCAAAAGGAGATACAGAAGAACGGCAAGCCTCAAAAAGATAGGGAATTTGAGATATGCTGGGTAGAAAGGAGCACCATAACATTTTATTCAAATGGTTCCGCTAGACCATGAGTTCCTGTTGTCGGTTCACTTTACTCTGCATTTATTAACTATCAACACCAGATTAGGGACTGAACCCTTGTTTACTACAATcgggaaaaaaggaaaaaaaaaaaaaaattgtgaaagAAACTTAACAGCGTTGGAAAAATGTCCCGGCAATTGGACTGCACAAGTGAAGCTCACAACTTTACACCAACCCCTTTCATTCCaaaaatcatgttttttatTACCGAGTAATGTATTAATGATTCAGCATTCACGACGAAGCTGCTTTCTTGCAGTAATTCTCAAGCCATTCCATTGTAACACTTTTCGGCCTCTCGAGTGGCAACCCAAGAGCTCGGTCCCATATTAGCTGAACCAGTAAAACCATAATTCAGGACACATTCATGGTAGCAATTTACCATACAATACAAAAAGCCAAACGATAAGGTAACGAACCTGAGAGCAAATGCCAATACTTCTTGATACACCAAAAAGAACAGTGAAATACCTGTCCGCAATCAATT
This region of Manihot esculenta cultivar AM560-2 chromosome 10, M.esculenta_v8, whole genome shotgun sequence genomic DNA includes:
- the LOC110625202 gene encoding uncharacterized protein LOC110625202 isoform X2 gives rise to the protein MAEEGSKADAQLFQLLSNLLQQVEALTNQEEVELRSKIEALGLEVTKVPSKSTKNLDELEIARELDKLSAKLDDVDEMISSAMAADPQVQSLLSGTADVWMPVITATAEERRNFTASLGDDTTEEKVQTSN
- the LOC110625202 gene encoding uncharacterized protein LOC110625202 isoform X1, with product MNEGRGTETWDFIQLREHLATYSKTKLVQREVKACSLSRVVEALTNQEEVELRSKIEALGLEVTKVPSKSTKNLDELEIARELDKLSAKLDDVDEMISSAMAADPQVQSLLSGTADVWMPVITATAEERRNFTASLGDDTTEEKVQTSN
- the LOC110625201 gene encoding uncharacterized protein LOC110625201; the protein is MASFCSAPARSSQLIQRCHRPTTRVEIPSITTALKLSQTISDSRFKNAITLQIRRRLLVAFASNSNPSSGDSIQDKSDGNTSDAARGPPFLTILAGFLVLFTVFWVFGSVIMWLFGLIVKSPPAN